AGTAACGCTGGCAAACCACCTGATTATTCCGGCGTTGCCACGCTTCCGGGCCCGCTATCCCGGCATCACTCTGGAGCTTATCACCGGTGTAAATACCGTATCGGTGGTGCGCAATGATGCCGATATTGCCCTGCGGCTGGTCCGTCCCGAACAGAACACCTTAAAGATACGCAAGGCGGGTACGGTGGCCTCTGCGGTGTACGGTGCCGAGGCCTATGTTCGTGAGCATCCTGCGCCCGTCGATAACCCAACGGCAGACCGCAGTTTTATCACCTGGGACAGGTCATTCAGCCATCTCCCTGCCGCCAGATGGCTCAATGAACACTTCCCTGACCGGGCGTCGTCATTAGCCTTGACCAGTCTGGTCACCCAGATTGCCGCAGTAAAAGCGGGGCTGGGGCTGGCGGTGTTGCCCTGTTTCATTGCCGCGCAAAACAACGAGCTGGTGGAAGTCATCCCGACACAACAGGTGTTTTCTGAGGAACTGTGGCTGGTCAGTCATACCGACCTGGTCGCATCTTCACGGATCAGAGTAGTGGCCGACTTTTTAATGGAGATTATTAACGAAGCTCATCTGGCATAAGCTGGCCGGGTTAGTGCAAGCCGCTGCCGGCGCATCGCGGCCATAGCCCCGCCTTCATCCGCGCTGAGCAAACAGCCGACGTTCTGTGTTAAGTAAAGATTCACTGTGCCGTCCGGACTCTCTGTGTGAACTGCCCGCTGACGCCCGCGGCCGGTAGACGTAATATTCTCCTGCCGTCCCGTTTTGGGATATATTGTGACTATTATTTCTTGCTAACAGGTAACATCGGCAATGGCTTTTATCCCCAAAAACTACGCGCGGCTGGAAAGCGGCTACCGTGAAAAAG
The nucleotide sequence above comes from Serratia rhizosphaerae. Encoded proteins:
- a CDS encoding LysR family transcriptional regulator produces the protein MDWNDLRFFLAVARTNSLTKTAIKLNVSQSTVSRRISTLESSLQTCLFLHHQTGYFLTDAGQEVLRYAEEVEGKVITLEKKISGRDLTPTGTVRLATAVTLANHLIIPALPRFRARYPGITLELITGVNTVSVVRNDADIALRLVRPEQNTLKIRKAGTVASAVYGAEAYVREHPAPVDNPTADRSFITWDRSFSHLPAARWLNEHFPDRASSLALTSLVTQIAAVKAGLGLAVLPCFIAAQNNELVEVIPTQQVFSEELWLVSHTDLVASSRIRVVADFLMEIINEAHLA